The following coding sequences lie in one Ictalurus punctatus breed USDA103 chromosome 16, Coco_2.0, whole genome shotgun sequence genomic window:
- the LOC108277152 gene encoding claudin-23 — MRTPGILIIGLVLAPCGWILNLTSTVAPNWRQLYSIASQPSDTVINQGIWDICQSSSTTTNVICNLRGNDPVYFKNQIIPIAQGMMIASLIVTAIGLVVLTPAVRCWTDRPPRWTIAGIGGLLIFCSGVLTIIPIAWYTHILTSLNTTTTFINPQSPDIRVGYCIVLGYIGGIMEVLGGLSICVGFCRCCGGRNRGENPQPVRAPRTTTRAPNPIPYPRTNLPRSVTPSSSSVPYSRDSLDEDLDYPRAKNQKRGTVNPSYNGRPYDADL; from the coding sequence ATGAGGACACCGGGGATTTTGATCATCGGACTGGTGCTTGCGCCCTGCGGATGGATCCTGAACCTGACCAGCACGGTTGCGCCCAACTGGCGCCAGCTCTATAGCATCGCCAGCCAGCCCTCCGACACGGTGATCAACCAAGGCATCTGGGACATCTGTCAGAGCAGCAGCACAACCACTAATGTAATCTGCAACCTGCGAGGCAACGATCCAGTATATTTTAAGAACCAGATCATTCCCATCGCACAGGGCATGATGATCGCGTCGTTGATCGTGACTGCAATCGGACTGGTTGTGCTCACGCCTGCTGTGCGCTGCTGGACCGACAGACCTCCGCGATGGACCATCGCTGGAATCGGCGGCCTGCTCATTTTCTGCTCAGGGGTGCTCACTATCATCCCTATCGCGTGGTATACGCATATCCTGACCAGCCTCAACACAACTACCACGTTTATCAACCCGCAAAGCCCGGACATCCGCGTGGGCTACTGCATAGTTCTGGGTTACATCGGTGGGATCATGGAAGTGCTTGGCGGTTTGAGCATATGCGTGGGCTTCTGTCGATGCTGCGGAGGACGGAATCGCGGAGAGAACCCGCAACCAGTGCGCGCGCCCCGGACCACCACTCGTGCGCCTAATCCGATCCCATATCCGCGCACCAACTTGCCGAGGAGCGTCACGCCCAGCAGCTCGAGCGTGCCGTATTCCCGAGACTCTCTGGACGAAGACCTAGATTACCCGAGAGCCAAAAATCAGAAGAGAGGCACGGTTAATCCTTCCTACAACGGAAGACCGTACGACGCGGATTTGTGA